Genomic segment of Chitinophaga varians:
CCGTTTTTATTTCGCCAATGCTGCCAACCCTACAAAGCCGCTGGAAGAATATCCTTACCCCAATCCGTTGTCATTGGGAGAAGGTACTAACTGGACCAAAGAAATCACCCGCGTAGCGCCTTACCAGAACTATACCTTGTCGGCCAACGGCGGTGACAAAGCCACGCAGTATTATTTCTCCGCCAATTACAACGACAACCAGGGCATCATTAAAAACAGCGGCCTGAAACGTTACCAGGTGCGGCTTAACCTCGACAGGACCATCAGCCGCTATGTGAAAGCAGGCGTGCGTTTTAACTATTCGCAGATCGCCCGCAAACTCAATAACGCCGACGTAGGTACGAGCACGTTATGGTACAGGTCCACCATCTTTTTGTCGCCTACCATGCCGGCATACAAGCCGGACGGCAGTTTCAACGATTGGAACACCCAGTGGTACAGCGGTACCCTGTTCGATTCACCGTTGGCCAATGTGGAGCTTAAACAAAACGATGCATTGGAAAAAAGCCTGAGCTCTATGGGATATATTGAAATCACCCCGATAAAAAATATCCTGATCAGGTCTACCGTATCGTATACAGATTATAGCAAGAATGACAACCAGTTCATTCCGTCCACCATGCCGTCCCGCGCCAATGCCAATACCGGTGCATACGCCTATAAGCGCAGCTATTTCGACAACAATATCCTGAATGAGAATACCATTACCTATAAAAACACCTGGAACCGTGTACACAACTTCGATGCGATGTACGGCTTCACTGTCCAGAAGAAAAAATTCAATAACATGTCCGCCAGCGGAAATGGTTATTTTATTGATGATATCGGCACCAACGACCTGGGTGCCTTACCTTCCAAAGAAACGATCAACATCGGTTCCTCGTTGGAAAACCTGGGCCGTATGTCGCACCTGGCGCGTATCAACTACAACTACCGCAACAAATATTATGTGACAGCTACCGGTCGTGCAGACGGCGCTTCCAACTTTTCACAAGACCACAAATGGGCTTATTTTCCTTCTGCCGCGGTGAAATGGAATATCGCCAACGAGCCGTTTATGCGCCGTTTCAGGGATATCAGCGAACTGTCTGTTCGCCTTAGTGCGGGTACATCCGGCAACGACGCTATTTCCAGGTACCAGTCGCTTTCCCGTCTTAATTCCACATCATCCGGATATCTGTTCGGCGGTACACAGCCGGTGGCTTACTATCCGGCACGTATTGAGAACGAAGGCCTCACCTGGGAGAAGACTACATCCTACAACGCCGGGCTGGATTTATCTTTCCTCAACAAAAGGGTAGACATCTCCCTGGAAGTATATAAAAGCAATACCTCCGATCTGCTGCTGACCGTCCAGCTGCCTACGCACACCGGCTTTGGTTCAAGGCTGGCCAATATCGGGAAGACTTCCAACAAAGGCATAGAACTGACGGTGAACACGGAAAACATCCGCCGGAAAAATTTCTCGTGGTCCACCACTTTCACCATCGCGCGCAACAAGCAGCTGGTGGAAGATATCGGCGGCCTGGACAGGGTATCTGTATATGACAATCCCTATGGCGCACAGTACATGATGTACGGCTATGTGAAAGGACAGCCGCTGAATGCCTTGTGGGGCATGGAATACGCCGGTGTATGGAAAAGCCAGGCGGAGATAGACCAGGACAAAAAAGATAAAAAATATGCATCGGCCGCAGTAAGTTATTATTCACCTGGCCGTCAGCGTTACATCGATCAGAACCATGATGGCGTCCTCGATAACAACGATATGGTGTATCTCGGAAATGCTGACCCTGACTTCTATGGCGGTATTCAGAACACGGTGAGATTTAAAAAGCTGATGATCTCTTTTTATTTCAACTACAGCGTAGGCGGACAGATTTACAATCCAACAGAACTGTTTATGGGCACCGGTACCTACCTAAGCAACCAATACCGTTATATGGTAAATGCCTGGCATCCTGTGCGGAATCCCAATTCCGACTATCCGCGGGCTGATTCAAAAGACGACATTCCCAACGACCGGTTTGTGCATTCCGCCACTTTCCTGCGGTTTAAAAACTTCTCTGTCGCCTATCCTTTTGACCTGAGCAAGATCACCCGTAAGCGGCTGCAGTCCATCTCCCTGTCGCTGGGCGGTAACAACCTGGTACTGTGGAAACACTATAACGGCTATGATCCGGAGGTGTCCACACAGAGCGGCGGTTCTACCATGCGCCGCATGGACAACGGCGCTTATCCCTCCAGCCGTACGATCACTTTCGGTGCTGAACTAAAATTTTAAAGTATTGGGTATGAAAAGAAAACTGAATTATATCGTTGCCTTGCTGTTGCTGGCCGGAGCCACAGGGTTTACCGGTTGTAAGAAGTTGCTGGAAGAAGAGCCCAGCAGTTTTGTCAGCCCCGGTGATTTTTTCAAAAACGAAAATCAATGTATCGCTGCGCTGAACGGTTGTTATATGCCGCTCAACAGCATCTATATCTCCGATCTGATCATTCCGCTGGAAGGTTCTACAGACCTGGCTTTCCTCAATTCCTCGCAACTGGATGCCAAGTTTGAAATATCTCCCGCCAATCCCGGTATGGGAGATAACGTCTGGACTGCCTGTTACAACGGCGTGATGTATTGCAACGCCGCTATTGATGGTATTGAGAAAGCCACGATCCCGGCCGACAGGAAGCCGCCGCTGAAAGCTGAAGGAGTAGTGCTGCGGGCCCTGTACTATTACATCCTTACCAGCACGTTCAATGATGTGCCTTATTATACGCAGAATGTCAACAGTCTGACTGCCCTCAATGAGGTAATGAAGCTGGGACGAATGAGCGCCACAGAAACGAGGGACAAACTGATCAAAGAGCTACAGGAATATGCACCGAAGCTGCCGCAGGCACGTACTTCCGAAGTGCCGCAGAACCGGGTGTCTGCCGCTATGGCGTATATGCTTATCGGTAAGATGGCCTTGTGGAACAAACAGTACCAGGTATGTGCGGATGCCATGGAAGCCATCCGGAAGGTATACGGACAGCTGGCGCAATACCCGTTACAGGATACATGGTTCCGCAATAAAAACACGCCGGAATCCATTTTTGAAGTGCAATATACCTGGTCGGCCACCGGACTGAAAAAGACCACCAACGTGGCCGCCTTCTTTACGCCCACCAAGGCTTCCGGTACCAGCACCTACGACGGCGTGAACATCCCCGAGTTAGGCACCAAAGCGAATCCTTTTAACTCCGTGACACCTACTGAATATTTCATGAAGCTATACGATTACGCCGATCCGCGCAGGGAGATGATATTGGCCTACAGCTACAATGGCGCTTATTTCAAGCGTCCTATGCAGAACAACGGTACCGGCAAAGCCTGGATGGGGCCTAAGTTCTGGTGCCCTGCCATGGACAACATCGCAGATGGCAATAACCAGAAAGTATTCCGTTATGCCGACGCCCTGCTGATGCTGGCCGAAGCAGCCAACGAAACCGGCGATGCCGGCCTCGCACTGCAATGCCTGAACGAAGTAAAAGGCCGCGCCTATGATGCACTGAAGCTTCCGGCTTATCCTGGAAAAACGGAGTTTTTCGAGGAAGTGAAAAAAGAACGGGCCCGAGAACTGATGGGCGAATACGGCCGCAAATGGGACCTGGTAAGGTGGGGCGTTTTTTATAAAGCAGTCAGCGAAACAGCCGGCGCAGAGTATGAAGTCATCAAAAACAACCTGCGGCCTTATCACGAATATTATCCGATACCGGACAAGGAAGTATTGCGTTCCGGTGGTATTCTAACTAATCCAGCTTATAAATAATTTATCATGAACCGTTTTTTAGTATCGCTGTTTTTATGCCTGTATATAGCCGGCGCGCAGGCGCAGGCGCCCTTTCGAGTATTGAGCTATAATATCCTGGAAGGCATGGTCACTGACACCACCAAAGGAAAAGAAGTGTTTGTACAATGGGTGAAACAATTCAACCCGGATATCGTTGCGCTGCAGGAGTGCAACAAGTTTACCCAAAAAACACTGGAGGAACTGGCCGCTACCTGGGGTCATCCTTATGCCGTGATCGTAAAGGAAAATGGTTATCCTACCGGTCTTACTTCGCGGTACCCGATCACCAATATCCGCAAAGTGAATGAAAACATGACCCATGGCTTTATCATGGCGAATGTGCTGGACTATAATATCGTGGTATTGCACCTTAATCCGCATAAGTTCCGCAAGCGCCGCGAAGAGATCGCCAATATCCTCGCCAATGTGGAACAAACGAAAGAAAAGCGTGGCTGGATACTCATGGGGGATTTTAATTCCAATACCGCACAGGACATGGCCCGGCTGGACACCAACCGGATCAAGCTGGCGCATCTCAATGCAGTGAAAAAAAATCCCAATATCGAAAACCTGGACAACGGCAGTATCGATTTTGAAGTACAACAACGTATGCTGGACGCCGGGTTTATAGACGCACTGTTTGAACAGGACAGGCTGGAACGTGCCACCGGAGGCAAGGATATCATCCGCAGTACGTCCCGTATCGATTACATCTATCTCAGTAAAGACCTGGCGAAGAAACTAAAGACCTGTCACTTTATCTATGATGATTTCACTGCAAAGTACTCCGACCACAAACCGGTGTACATGGAGCTGAAAAAATAAATGTTGTCATGAAAAGAAATTTATTCAACTGTTATACACTCCTGGCAGCAGCTTTCCTGGTGGCCGTTGCAGCCTGCCGTAAAAGCGAAGACTATCGTTTCAGCACGCCGCTGGCGATCGACGCCCGCATTATCCGGTTGGGCGCTGCTGCCGATACTACCCGCTTTATTGTGTACGCTGACGGCGACTGGAAACTGGAACTGACAGACGAAGCGCCGTGGCTGCAACTGCAAACCACCAGCGGGCATGGCAAAAGCGACGCGCTGGTGCAAGTCACCGACAACAGCGGCCAGCTGCCACGCGCTGCCAAACTGGTAGTAAAAGGGGGTGGTAAATCAGATACCATCGTGCTGCAGCAAAAGGGGCTTACGCCGGCGCTGGCCATCACCGATGAAACGGCACAGGCCATCGCCAATGGCGGCACCTACAAATCCGGTATCAATACCAATGTACCGCTGGAACGGATGGCCATCAGCTACGGTTACGACGCTACGGGAGCTGTCAACTGGGTGTCCGGTCTTCAGGTAAAAGACGGTTATCTGTTCTTTAAAGTAGATACAAACCAGCTGCCTGTGGCGCGCACGGTAATGCTCCGCCTCAGTTACCTCGATGCATTAGGCACCACCACCCAAGACAGCATGCTGATCAAACAACAGCCGGGCATGAGCTACGAAGGCGCTGTGCAGAAGGATTTCGCCTATGTAAAACAGTCCCTGGCCAATGGTGTGGTCAACGAAAATATTTTTGTGGAAGGCGTGGTGATCAGCGATAAAGGGCATCCTAATATCGCGCAGAACCTTAATAAATCTACCGACAAACACAGTCTTGATAAAACCGAAAACAGTATAGCCGTTTACGTGCAAAGCCCGGACGGCAGCAACGGTCTTTACTTCAAGACTAAAACGCCCGGTGATAATATCTTCAACTTCAACGACCGGGTGAAGATATGGTTGAAGGGCGCGACGGTACAGCAATTACAAAACCCTTCCCGGACCATCATCTCCGGCATTGATGTAATACACATCATGAAAAAAGATGTGGGCACCGGCATGCTTCAACCTAAAGAAAAATATATCTCCGCTTTAACAGATAATGATCTTTATACTTATGTGAAGCTGAAAGATGTGGAAATCTCTGTTCCCAGTGGCGCATTCACAAATATCAACGAAGGGTACGTAGCGCGTATGGACTGTTACCCCACCCATATCCGTGACATACAAGGCAGCAGCCTGAACATGCTGACCAACCTCGATGTGCTGTACCGCCGTGATGGTAAACGGGTACCGCAAGGCTCCGGTTCCATCACCGGCGTACTGGTACACGAAGAGTATGACCGCTACGGCGGAGATATCGGCCGGTACTCCATCCGCCACCTGAAGCGGGAAGATATTGCGCTCAACGAAGACCGCAGCAACGGTTTCTCCAATGTGCTCGTGGAATGGAGCCGGTTTAAAACAGAATATGCCGCTACGCCTACTGAGTCGCAGAACCCGTTGACCCCGGATTTGGGCAACGGCCGTATCTACCAGAGTGGCAAAAAATACCTCGATTTCACTACTAACGGTATCACCCCTACGACAGATTACAACGGTCTGCTGCAGGAACCTACTACCAACAAAGGCGCTGTGAGCAATGGCGGCTGGGGTTGCAAAGGCTGGTGGAACGCTACTGCCAATACCGGCGAGTCCTGGATCATCGAGGTATCCACGACGGGTATCAGTTCCCCGGTGTCGTTACAGGTGGAAGGCAACAGCGATATTGGCGGCCCACGTAATTTTGTCGCCGAATGGTCGGTGGATAATACCACCTGGAACAGCCTGGGCAACTTCACCTTCCAGGACGTGGCCAATTGGTCTAACACTTTGCTGACGCAGGTGGCGGGGCAGAAGGTGTTAAATTTCCAGTTGCCGCAGGCGGCATCGGGGCAAGATAAGTTGTATATCCGGCTGCGGGTGGCAAATAAAAATGCCGGTACCACGAATGCTGCTACCGGCGGGACGATAGCGGCTACCGCGACATGCAGGCTGTCGCATGTGTCGGTGAAGTATAATAAGTAGGAATATACATCAAAACATAAAGGCCCGCCTCTTTAAGGTGGGCCTTTATGTTTTGATGTATATTAGAGAGGTCGCTGGCTGCATACACTTTAATTTTCTCCAGGTGGCTGAAAGCAAATAAAGAAAAGCATGGATGAGGCTTGTCCGGCCATCCTCCGAACTTTTCTTACCTTCGCGCCATGAACGAAGAACAACTGATCTCCTGGGTGAGAAAATGTATGCAGCCTATTGGTCCTATCAGTACGCGGCCAATTATGCAGGGACAGGCTATTTATCTGGAAGGTGTTCTCTTCGCTTATGTGGCGGGAGAGCGGCTTTGGTTCCGGACGGATGATGAAAGCGACCTCGTATGGGACGCTGCCGGCAGCGAGTGGCTGCGCGGCGCTAAGAAAGACGGAACGCCTACGTACGAACCTTATCGCAGCGCACCGGAATCGGCCTATACGGACGAGAAGGAGATGCGTAAGTGGGCCAAGCAGGGCATGGCTGCCGGAAGACGCGGCAAGACAAAGCTGTAAGCTAAAGAGGAAGATTGTAGCTCACCTTCACTTTGTCCATCACTACGTGGGTATAAAAATGTTTGAGGTTTTGGTTGTCCATGAGATGTTTTTTGGAGAACGCCTCAAAATGCGCCATATCCCGCGTATGCACGATGAGCACAAAATCATATGTACCCGTAACATAATAGCACTGCGCCACCTCGGCGCAGTTTTTCATGGCGGCCTTGAATTTATCTATTGACTTGGAGCTGCCTTCATGTAATACCACGTCCACTACACAGGTAATGCCTACGCCCGCCGCCAGGGGGGAAACGATGGCCACATCCGCTTCAATGACTTTTTCGTTCCGCAGTCTGGTCAGCCGCCGCTGTACGGCGCTCTGGCTGAGGTTGACTTCCTCCGCCAGCTGCTCTGTGGTCAGCCGGTTGTTTTGTTGCAACAGCCGGAGCAATGCTTTATCATAATCATCCAGTTGAAACATAATTTACCCGTTTATAGGAGGAAAATAGGCAAAATATGCCGGTTATGTGCAGATAATGCAGAAATTAGTCGGAATCGCGCTGGTATTTTTGCATAGAGAAAAACAATAATACCATGACCATACATACCCCGGCAGATACCGTATTTTCAACAGCAGAAATACGCCGGTTCAGAGACGAGACTACCGGCACCCGGCAGGTAGTACACCTCAATAACGCGGGGTCAGGCCTGATGCCCGATGTGGTGACACAGGCACAACTGGACCATCTCACACTGGAATCCCGCATCGGCGGCTATGAGGCTTCTGCTTTACAGGCAGAGGTAATAAAAGGCTTTTACCAGCAATGTGCGTTGCTGCTGAACTGCCGGCCGTCCAATATCGCGTTTACAGCCAGTGCAACGGACGCTTATACCAGGGCCTTGTCGGCCGTGCCTTTTGAAAAAGATGATGTAATACTGACAGACCGCGATGACTTCGTGTCCAACCAGATCCAGTTCCTTTCCTTGCAGAAAAGGATAGGCGTCAGGATTGTGCATATTAACAATGCCGCCATCGGCGGGGTAGACCTGGACGACCTGCAGGAAAAGCTGCATCATTACAAACCACGGCTGCTGGCCATTACACATATTCCTACCAACTCCGGACTGGTACAGCCGGTTGAAGACATCGCCGCTATCTACGAAGGGTATTCAAAAACACATCCCGGTAAAACCTGGTATATACTGGATGCCTGCCAGAGCGCCGGACAAATGAAGCTGGATGTGAAAGCGCTGCAATGTGATTTTCTGAGCATGACCTGCCGTAAGTTCCTGAGAGGCCCCCGTGGCACCGGGGCGCTCTTTATCAGCGACAGGGCCTTGCAGGCCGGCCTGGAACCGATGTTCATCGACATGCGGGGCGCAGAGTGGACCAGCAAAGACACCTATCAGCAACAGCCCGATGCCAAACGGTTCGAGGACTGGGAATTTGCCTATTCCACCGTGATAGGCACCAAGGCGGCGATTGAATATTGTTTGCATATCGGAGAAGAACGCATCTGGCAACAGGTACGGCTGATGGCTGCCATCACGAGGGAGAAGCTGGCAGCACTTGATAAGGTAAGGGTATTGGACCGCGGGCCGGAAAGAGGCGGACTGGTGACTTTTCATGTAGATGGTAATGATCCGGTGCATATCGTGCAGGAGCTGCTACAAAGAAAGATCAATGTGGTGCCCAGCTACCGTGCCTTTGGACTGCTTGACTTCGACGAAAAAGGAGTGAAATGGGCCGTGAGGGCATCACCGCATTACTATAACACCGTAGATGAAATAGACTTTTTCATTGCGTCGTTAAAAGAGATTATATAAATAACAGACGGTGTCTTCACTAAAGAAGGCACCGTTCTTTTTTATTAAGCGTACGTTTTACCCTCGCAGCGAAAAAAGTATGCGTCTTTGTTAAAATCAAATGAACAACCTATACTATTTTTCTCCATATTTGTTATAAGATTCAACCGAAATTTAATGACCTTGAGCGAACAGGAAACAGACAACCGTGACTCCCGAAGCGTGCTGTAAAATCAACACAGAACTGTATTTCCACTAACTGAACTAAAGCTGATCCTTGTACTGACGAGCGTTATGAAATCCTGAAGACGACCACGTACCCACAGTTTTTTTGCTGACAAATGATGACTGACTAAAGACGTTTTTTTGACTATTTTTAATGCAAACGATTGCATCTCAAATAGTTAACTGCTGCTAATCTGATCGGGAAGATAGCAGTAGTCGTGCTTTTCCCGGGTATTTTAATGCAAACGATTGCAATTTTCTTTTCTGCTAACTATTTATCAACCATAAAACCAGTACGCATGTACGAAAATTTACCAGTACCACAATAAAAATAATACAACACTGACATCAACCAAAGCAGTTTAATTACCAGCGGGAGCTATCGCAGTGCCCTGCCTGAGAGACCTATGCCCACGGCTAATGGTCTGCCTAAATAAATTTCACATGAAAAACAGATTTCTCTTTCTCCTATGTTGCATAGGGGTGTTGTTGCTGGTAATCCTGCCGGGAAAAACACCTGCACAGCAGAAGACAACAACCGGCACCGTCACGGAAAAAAGCCTTAAAAAAGAAGTGCGCGGACTGGTAACGGATACCGCCGGCTCTCCCATGCCAGGCGTCACCGTACTCGTAAAAAACAGTCCCAACATCGGTACCACCACCGATATGAACGGCCGGTACATCCTCGCGGTACCGGAGAATACTACCGTGATCGTATATACGATGGTAGGCTATACGCCACAGGAAATACCACTTACCAGCCGCGGCGTCATCAACGTACAACTGAAACCTTCTTCCAGCCAGTTGAACGAAACGGTAGTTGTAGCCTATGGTAAACAGAAAAAAGCATCTGTCATCGGCTCTATCACCACCATCAATCCGGGGGAACTGAAAGTACCTTCCAGCAATCTCACCACGGCACTGGCAGGCCGCCTCGCCGGCGTAATCGCCTACCAGCGCAGCGGAGAGCCAGGCATGGACAACGCGGAATTCTTTATCCGCGGCGCCACTACCTTCGGCTACAAAAAAAGCCCGCTCATCCTCATCGATGGCATCGAATATGACGTGACAGAACTGGCCCGCCTCACCACAGACGATATCGCCAGCTTCTCCATCATGAAAGACGCCACGGCCAACGCGCTATACGGCGCCCGCGGCGCTAATGGCGTTATCCTCGTCACCACAAAAGAAGGCAAGGAAGGCAAAGCCAGATTCAACCTCCGCCTGGAAAACTCCATCTCTGCACCCACCCGCGACGTGGAACTGGCAGACCCCATCACCTACATGGAGCTGAACAACGAAGCAGTGCTCACCCGCAACCCGCTGGCACCGGTAACCTATCCGCAGAGCAAAATAGACAACACCAAAGCAGGTACCAATAAAGATGTATTTCCTACTACCAACTGGAAAGAGATGCTCTTTAAAAAACAAACGGTCAACAAACGCGCTAACTTCAACCTCGGCGGCGGCGGACAAATAGCCACCTACTTTGTGTCCGGCGGCTATACGAAAGATAACGGCATCCTCAACGTGGACGGCCGCAACAACTTCAACAACAACATCGACCTTACCACCTATACGCTGCGCTCCAACGTCAATATCCGCGTCACCAAGTCCACCAGCGCCATGGTACGCCTCCATGGCACCTTCGATGAATATAAAGGCCCGATAGACGGCGGCGAAAAACTCTATCAGAAAATGCTCTGGTCCAACCAGGTGCTATTCCCGGCTTATTACCCCGCAGACGATGCCCACCAGTTTGTTTCCCACCCGCTCTTCGGCAACTTCAACAACGGCGAATACCTGAACCCTTACGCCGACATGGTGAAAGGATATAAACAATACTCCCGTTCCCTCATGCTGGCACAGTTTGAAGTAAAACAAGACCTGTCCTCTTTCATCACCAAAGGCCTGTCTGTCCGCGCTATGATGAACACCAACCGGCAGGCTTACTTCGACGTGTCGCGCCAGTATACCCCTTTCTGGTATGCGGCCAACAACTACGATAAGCTCAACAACACCTACGTATTGCGGGATATCAACCCGGACCAGGGCACGGATTACCTGAACTATGTGCCCGGTAAAAGGACCGTGGCTTCTACCTTCTATCTGGAGTCCGCAGTGGATTATAACCGTACTTTCGATAAACACGGACTGGCAGGCATGCTCATCTTCATTGCACGCAATAACCTCCAGACGATCGATGATATTTCCAATCCTTCTGTGAACCTGTTACAGAAATCGCTGCCTTCCCGCAACCTGGGCTTGTCCGGCCGTGCCACCTATTCCTACGATAATCGTTTCTTCGGTGAATTCAATTTCGGTTACAACGGTTCCGAACGTTTCTATAAAACAGAACGCTACGGTTTCTTCCCCTCCGCAGGCGCGGCCTGGTTCGTTTCCAACGAAAAATTCTTTAAACCGCTGGAGAGGGTGGTCAATAAGCTGAAGATCAGGGCCAACTATGGCCTCGTAGGCAACGACGCCATTGGTAACGAAGATGACCGCTTCTTCTACCTCTCCAATGTGAACATGAACGACAGCAAGAAAGGCGCTACTTTCGGCGTGAATGGCGGCTACAACCGTTCCGGTATCTCCATTGGCCGTTACGATAACCAGGCCATCACCTGGGAAACCGCCAGGAATTCCACTTTCGGACTGGAGATAAGCCTCTTTAATAAGCTGGACATCATCGCGGAATATTTTACCGAACAACGTTACAATATCCTGATGGACCGCGCTTCCACGCCCAAGACCATGGGGCTGCAGGCTACGCCTAAAGCCAATGTGGGCAAAGCACAGTCCAATGCTTTTGACTTTACGGCAGATTTTAATACCAACATCGGCAAAGAGTTTTTCCTGACCATGCGCGGCAACTTCACCTTCGCGCGCAATAAATTCCAGGCCTACGAAGAGCCACGCTACGATGAATGGTACCGTTACCACGTCGGCTACCCGATCTCTCAACGCTGGGGATATATCGCGGAGCGTCTCTTTATCGATGATGAGGAAGTAAGAAGCTCTCCCCAGCAGGCTTTTGGCAACTTCAAAACCATGGGAGGCGATATCAAATTCCGTGACGTAAACGGCGACGGCCAGATCACGCCCAGCGATATGGTGCCTATCGGTTATCCTACCACACCGGAAATTATCTATGGCTTCGGCTTCAGCGCCAAATACAAAGGCGTGGATTTCTCCGCTTTCTTCCAGGGTTCCGCCCGTTCTTCCTTCTGGATCGATGTAAATGCCACCTCACCTTTTATCGATGTGGACGACAACGGTGCCGTGACCTCCGAAACACAGCTGCTGAAGGCCTATGCAGACAGCCACTGGTCAGAAGAGAACCGTAACCTGTACGCGCTCTGGCCCCGCCTCAGCCCTGTGCTCAATACCAACAGTACCCAGAGCAGCACCTGGTTCATGCGTAACGGCGCCTTCCTGCGCCTCAAACAGGTGGAGCTGGGCTACACCGTGCCGCAGCGTCTTATCCAGCGTATTCACATGTCTAATCTGCGTATATACGCCAA
This window contains:
- a CDS encoding SusC/RagA family TonB-linked outer membrane protein encodes the protein MKNRFLFLLCCIGVLLLVILPGKTPAQQKTTTGTVTEKSLKKEVRGLVTDTAGSPMPGVTVLVKNSPNIGTTTDMNGRYILAVPENTTVIVYTMVGYTPQEIPLTSRGVINVQLKPSSSQLNETVVVAYGKQKKASVIGSITTINPGELKVPSSNLTTALAGRLAGVIAYQRSGEPGMDNAEFFIRGATTFGYKKSPLILIDGIEYDVTELARLTTDDIASFSIMKDATANALYGARGANGVILVTTKEGKEGKARFNLRLENSISAPTRDVELADPITYMELNNEAVLTRNPLAPVTYPQSKIDNTKAGTNKDVFPTTNWKEMLFKKQTVNKRANFNLGGGGQIATYFVSGGYTKDNGILNVDGRNNFNNNIDLTTYTLRSNVNIRVTKSTSAMVRLHGTFDEYKGPIDGGEKLYQKMLWSNQVLFPAYYPADDAHQFVSHPLFGNFNNGEYLNPYADMVKGYKQYSRSLMLAQFEVKQDLSSFITKGLSVRAMMNTNRQAYFDVSRQYTPFWYAANNYDKLNNTYVLRDINPDQGTDYLNYVPGKRTVASTFYLESAVDYNRTFDKHGLAGMLIFIARNNLQTIDDISNPSVNLLQKSLPSRNLGLSGRATYSYDNRFFGEFNFGYNGSERFYKTERYGFFPSAGAAWFVSNEKFFKPLERVVNKLKIRANYGLVGNDAIGNEDDRFFYLSNVNMNDSKKGATFGVNGGYNRSGISIGRYDNQAITWETARNSTFGLEISLFNKLDIIAEYFTEQRYNILMDRASTPKTMGLQATPKANVGKAQSNAFDFTADFNTNIGKEFFLTMRGNFTFARNKFQAYEEPRYDEWYRYHVGYPISQRWGYIAERLFIDDEEVRSSPQQAFGNFKTMGGDIKFRDVNGDGQITPSDMVPIGYPTTPEIIYGFGFSAKYKGVDFSAFFQGSARSSFWIDVNATSPFIDVDDNGAVTSETQLLKAYADSHWSEENRNLYALWPRLSPVLNTNSTQSSTWFMRNGAFLRLKQVELGYTVPQRLIQRIHMSNLRIYANATNLVTFSKFKLWDIEMGGKGLGYPIQRVVNFGLMVGF
- a CDS encoding aminotransferase class V-fold PLP-dependent enzyme, whose amino-acid sequence is MTIHTPADTVFSTAEIRRFRDETTGTRQVVHLNNAGSGLMPDVVTQAQLDHLTLESRIGGYEASALQAEVIKGFYQQCALLLNCRPSNIAFTASATDAYTRALSAVPFEKDDVILTDRDDFVSNQIQFLSLQKRIGVRIVHINNAAIGGVDLDDLQEKLHHYKPRLLAITHIPTNSGLVQPVEDIAAIYEGYSKTHPGKTWYILDACQSAGQMKLDVKALQCDFLSMTCRKFLRGPRGTGALFISDRALQAGLEPMFIDMRGAEWTSKDTYQQQPDAKRFEDWEFAYSTVIGTKAAIEYCLHIGEERIWQQVRLMAAITREKLAALDKVRVLDRGPERGGLVTFHVDGNDPVHIVQELLQRKINVVPSYRAFGLLDFDEKGVKWAVRASPHYYNTVDEIDFFIASLKEII